A stretch of Sphingomicrobium flavum DNA encodes these proteins:
- a CDS encoding D-alanine--D-alanine ligase codes for MALNKDLHVVVLMGGWSAEREVSLMSGQGVVAALEERGWANVTAVDMDRNVAAVLAGLRPDVVFNALHGTPGEDGSVQGLLEIMHIPYTHSGVTTSAVAIDKQLTKAVLEPHGIPMPPGRVVESASLYEGDPMARPFVLKPVNEGSSVGIAIVTDESNYGHPISAKARGPWQDFDSLLAEKYIEGRELTVAVMGDQPFCVTELKPKAGWYDYEAKYTDGKTDHVCPAQIPEEIAEIMKRHAVEAHRILGCKGVSRSDFRWDDEKGADGIFLLETNTQPGMTPLSLVPEQAQAIGISYGELVEKIIAEALEG; via the coding sequence TTGGCGTTGAATAAAGATCTTCATGTTGTTGTGCTGATGGGCGGCTGGTCGGCTGAGCGCGAGGTCTCGCTGATGAGCGGGCAGGGAGTGGTCGCGGCGCTGGAAGAGCGGGGCTGGGCCAATGTGACCGCCGTGGACATGGACCGGAATGTTGCCGCCGTGCTGGCGGGGCTGCGGCCCGATGTGGTGTTCAATGCGCTGCATGGCACGCCGGGCGAGGATGGCAGTGTGCAGGGCCTGCTGGAGATCATGCATATTCCTTATACCCATTCGGGGGTGACCACTTCTGCCGTCGCCATCGACAAGCAGCTGACCAAGGCGGTGCTGGAGCCGCATGGCATTCCGATGCCGCCGGGCCGGGTGGTGGAGAGCGCCTCGCTATATGAAGGCGATCCGATGGCGCGGCCCTTTGTCTTGAAGCCGGTCAATGAGGGCAGTTCGGTGGGGATCGCCATCGTCACCGATGAATCGAATTACGGCCATCCCATTTCGGCCAAGGCCAGGGGGCCGTGGCAGGATTTCGACAGCCTGCTGGCGGAGAAATATATCGAGGGGCGCGAGCTGACCGTGGCGGTGATGGGGGATCAGCCTTTTTGCGTCACCGAGCTGAAGCCCAAGGCCGGCTGGTACGATTATGAAGCCAAATATACGGACGGGAAGACCGACCATGTCTGCCCCGCGCAGATTCCCGAGGAGATTGCCGAAATCATGAAGCGCCATGCGGTCGAGGCGCATCGCATCCTGGGCTGCAAGGGTGTGTCGCGCAGCGATTTCCGCTGGGATGACGAGAAGGGCGCGGACGGAATCTTCCTCCTGGAGACCAACACGCAGCCCGGCATGACGCCCTTGAGCCTGGTGCCTGAACAGGCGCAGGCTATCGGCATTTCCTATGGCGAACTGGTCGAGAAGATCATTGCGGAGGCGCTGGAAGGGTGA
- the murB gene encoding UDP-N-acetylmuramate dehydrogenase: MPPVRGKLTKDAPLAKLVWFKAGGHADWLFEPADLEDLQQFLAALDPDMPVMGLGLGSNMIIRDGGVPGVVIKLGKAFATVEQLDEVTLKCGGGAHGILVSSAARDAGIGGIEFLRSIPGTVGGFVRMNGGAYGRETCEILIEADVVLRDGTLKTLGNAELGYSYRHSELPEGAIVVSATLRGHPEKPEVIQAEMDRIQAAREASQPVRTKTGGSTFKNPNEGKAWEHVDAAGCRGLTRGDAQVSEKHCNFLINLGEASAADIEDLGDEVRRRVKDHSGVDLEWEIQRVGRR, encoded by the coding sequence ATGCCGCCCGTCCGGGGCAAGCTTACCAAGGATGCACCGCTGGCCAAGCTGGTCTGGTTCAAGGCGGGCGGGCATGCCGACTGGCTGTTCGAGCCGGCGGACCTTGAAGATCTGCAGCAATTCCTTGCCGCGCTTGATCCCGACATGCCGGTGATGGGACTGGGGCTGGGGTCCAACATGATCATCCGCGATGGCGGGGTGCCGGGCGTGGTGATCAAGCTGGGCAAGGCCTTTGCCACGGTCGAGCAGCTGGACGAGGTGACGCTGAAATGCGGGGGCGGGGCGCATGGCATCCTCGTTTCCTCCGCCGCGCGCGATGCGGGGATTGGCGGGATTGAATTTTTGCGCTCCATCCCCGGCACGGTCGGCGGATTCGTGCGGATGAATGGCGGGGCCTATGGGCGCGAGACCTGCGAGATCTTGATCGAAGCGGATGTGGTGCTGCGCGACGGGACACTGAAAACGCTCGGCAATGCGGAACTTGGCTATAGCTATCGCCATTCGGAATTGCCCGAGGGCGCGATCGTGGTGTCGGCGACGCTGCGGGGGCATCCTGAAAAGCCCGAGGTCATCCAGGCCGAGATGGACCGTATCCAGGCAGCGCGCGAGGCTTCGCAGCCGGTGCGCACCAAGACGGGTGGATCGACCTTCAAAAATCCGAACGAAGGCAAGGCGTGGGAGCATGTCGATGCTGCCGGGTGCCGGGGGCTGACGCGCGGCGATGCGCAGGTCAGCGAGAAACATTGCAACTTCCTCATCAATCTCGGCGAAGCGAGTGCTGCGGACATCGAGGATCTGGGCGACGAGGTGCGGCGGCGCGTGAAAGACCATTCAGGTGTTGATCTGGAATGGGAAATCCAGAGAGTGGGGCGCAGGTGA
- the murC gene encoding UDP-N-acetylmuramate--L-alanine ligase codes for MKALGRELGTIHFVGIGGIGMSGIAEVMHQLGYKVQGSDMKDGPVVQKLRDAGIPIHIGHDAANLGDAQVVVCSTAIRRANPEVQAAEEKRLPLVKRSEMLAELMRMQQTIAVAGTHGKTTTTSMVAALLDACGIDPTVINGGIINRYGSNARLGKSDWMVVEADESDGSFLRLDGTIAIVTNIDPEHLDHYGGFDEVKAAFCQFVENVPFYGLAVMCIDHPEVQNVIGKVQDRRIRTYGFSAQADLRADNVRPELGGTCFDVVHTDRDGEVTTMKDIHVPIPGKHNVQNALAAIGAAMELGCSEDQIRDGFKSFDGVKRRFSKVGEVGGAVIIDDYAHHPVEIRAALEAARSAVPEGGRVIAVAQPHRYTRLNDLMDDFQTAFNEADIVMVTPVYEAGEEPIEGVDSAALVEGLRARGHRMARTVADEADLAEALRDIAAKGDIILCMGAGDITGWAARLEAGIKEARASK; via the coding sequence ATGAAGGCGTTGGGACGCGAACTGGGCACCATTCACTTTGTCGGCATTGGCGGCATCGGCATGTCGGGCATTGCCGAGGTGATGCACCAATTGGGCTACAAGGTGCAGGGCAGTGACATGAAGGACGGGCCGGTGGTGCAGAAATTGCGCGATGCGGGCATTCCCATCCATATCGGCCATGACGCCGCCAATCTGGGGGATGCACAGGTGGTGGTCTGTTCGACCGCCATTCGCCGCGCCAATCCCGAAGTGCAGGCGGCCGAGGAAAAACGCCTGCCGCTAGTCAAGCGCAGCGAGATGCTGGCCGAACTGATGCGCATGCAGCAGACCATTGCGGTCGCGGGCACGCACGGCAAGACGACGACGACCAGCATGGTGGCGGCGCTGCTGGATGCGTGCGGGATCGATCCTACCGTCATCAATGGCGGCATCATCAATCGCTATGGTTCCAATGCGCGGCTCGGCAAATCGGACTGGATGGTGGTCGAGGCCGACGAGAGCGACGGGAGCTTCCTGCGCCTCGATGGGACGATCGCCATCGTTACCAATATCGATCCCGAACATCTCGACCATTATGGCGGGTTCGATGAAGTGAAGGCGGCCTTCTGCCAGTTCGTCGAGAATGTGCCCTTTTACGGGCTGGCCGTGATGTGCATCGACCATCCTGAAGTGCAGAATGTGATCGGCAAGGTGCAGGACCGGCGCATCCGCACCTATGGCTTTTCCGCGCAGGCGGATTTGCGCGCCGACAATGTGCGGCCCGAACTGGGTGGCACCTGCTTCGACGTGGTGCATACCGACCGCGATGGTGAAGTCACCACGATGAAGGACATCCATGTCCCCATTCCGGGCAAGCATAATGTCCAGAATGCGTTGGCGGCGATTGGCGCGGCGATGGAACTGGGATGCTCGGAAGACCAGATCCGCGACGGCTTCAAGAGCTTCGACGGCGTCAAGCGGCGCTTCAGCAAGGTTGGTGAAGTGGGCGGCGCGGTGATCATCGATGATTATGCCCACCATCCGGTGGAAATTCGCGCAGCGCTCGAAGCCGCGCGCAGCGCCGTCCCCGAAGGCGGGCGCGTGATCGCGGTGGCGCAGCCGCATCGCTATACGCGCCTCAATGATTTGATGGATGATTTCCAGACCGCCTTTAACGAGGCCGATATCGTGATGGTGACGCCGGTCTACGAGGCGGGCGAAGAGCCGATCGAAGGCGTGGATAGCGCGGCCTTGGTCGAAGGGCTGCGCGCGCGCGGGCATCGCATGGCGCGCACCGTCGCCGACGAAGCCGACCTTGCCGAAGCGCTGCGCGACATTGCCGCCAAGGGCGATATCATCCTGTGCATGGGCGCTGGCGACATCACCGGCTGGGCGGCGCGGCTGGAGGCTGGCATCAAGGAGGCTCGCGCGTCCAAATGA
- the murG gene encoding undecaprenyldiphospho-muramoylpentapeptide beta-N-acetylglucosaminyltransferase, protein MERSMNVILAAGGTGGHMMPAHALADELKRRGHGVMLVTDARGAKIPAIFDEVETHVLPAGRMEGGIFGPIKTIWGIYKGTKAAGELYDAFPPDVVIGFGGYPAMPSLLAAQRRGVPTLLHEQNAVLGRVNRALAGKAKAVATAYKKVQGLKDPRKAVLVGNPVRAEVRRLGEIPYPAFDETSPLHILVTGGSQGATILGEVVPAAMGMLPDELKHRLNIVQQCRAEDIDEVRQTYVDLDIPAETMTYIEDMPTRIGEAHLIIARAGASTIAELTVAGRPAILIPLPSATDDHQTYNAMDMAEGGGARMIRQSNFTPETLAAQLAEICSDPQALANAAQRSLSIGKPRAAEELADLVERVGAGDNPLPTDPVGARARPAPRASGMGVPA, encoded by the coding sequence ATGGAGCGGTCAATGAATGTGATCCTCGCCGCGGGCGGAACGGGCGGCCATATGATGCCGGCACATGCGCTGGCCGATGAGCTGAAGCGGCGCGGGCATGGCGTGATGCTGGTGACCGACGCGCGCGGTGCCAAAATTCCGGCCATTTTTGACGAGGTGGAAACCCATGTCTTGCCCGCCGGGCGGATGGAGGGGGGCATCTTCGGGCCGATCAAGACCATTTGGGGCATCTACAAGGGCACCAAGGCGGCGGGCGAGCTCTATGACGCCTTCCCGCCCGACGTGGTGATTGGCTTTGGCGGCTATCCGGCCATGCCAAGCCTGCTGGCGGCGCAGCGGCGCGGTGTGCCGACCCTGCTGCATGAGCAGAATGCCGTGCTGGGGCGCGTCAATCGCGCACTGGCGGGCAAGGCCAAGGCGGTGGCGACCGCCTACAAGAAAGTGCAGGGGCTGAAGGATCCGAGGAAAGCCGTGCTGGTCGGCAATCCGGTGCGCGCCGAGGTGCGGCGGCTGGGGGAAATCCCCTATCCGGCCTTTGACGAGACGAGCCCGCTGCATATCCTTGTCACTGGCGGTAGCCAGGGGGCGACGATTTTGGGCGAGGTGGTGCCGGCGGCGATGGGCATGCTGCCCGACGAATTGAAGCATCGGCTCAACATCGTGCAGCAATGCCGGGCCGAGGATATCGACGAGGTGCGGCAGACCTATGTCGATCTGGATATCCCCGCCGAAACCATGACCTATATCGAGGATATGCCGACGCGCATCGGTGAGGCGCATCTGATCATTGCGCGCGCAGGAGCTTCGACCATTGCCGAGCTGACCGTGGCGGGGCGGCCTGCCATCCTGATCCCGCTGCCGAGCGCGACCGACGATCACCAGACCTATAATGCGATGGACATGGCCGAGGGTGGCGGGGCGCGGATGATCCGCCAGTCCAATTTCACGCCCGAAACGCTGGCGGCGCAACTGGCCGAGATTTGCAGCGACCCGCAGGCGCTTGCCAATGCAGCGCAGCGCAGCCTGTCGATCGGCAAGCCGCGCGCTGCGGAAGAATTGGCCGATCTGGTCGAGCGGGTGGGCGCGGGCGACAATCCGCTGCCGACCGACCCGGTGGGAGCCAGGGCACGACCCGCGCCAAGGGCCAGCGGAATGGGGGTGCCGGCATGA
- a CDS encoding FtsW/RodA/SpoVE family cell cycle protein, producing the protein MIGIADKARYGRADRSALGRWFWEVDKVLLLMIALLIGIGLIAVAAGSPAGARRLSGGNVTFPELYFFYRQIAWIAVSIPLMLIISMLDRESARRLSLIGAGIMFVALALVPLVGFERNGAQRWIDVGITGFQPSEFLKPFYVVTLAWLFSMKGKGLPTGVITAGLCGMVGVLLMLQPDFGSTVIFAAVWAAMFALAGANLRLLGGMAVAGIVCVVLAYFFYDVATTRIDGFLFGEGDNFQTENAMRTLTAGGLFGVGPGAGRYKFTLPEPHTDYIFSVIGEEFGLIACLVIAALYLAIMARVLIRLLDEQEPFAILAASGLVIMFGLQAFINMAVNVQIAPSKGMTLPFISYGGSSMLALSIMIGLLLAFTRANPYLNRSPYVVKWSGQ; encoded by the coding sequence ATGATCGGGATTGCCGACAAGGCCCGTTACGGGCGCGCCGACCGGTCCGCGCTGGGGCGCTGGTTCTGGGAAGTGGACAAGGTTCTGCTGCTCATGATTGCACTGCTTATCGGCATCGGGCTGATTGCGGTGGCGGCCGGCAGTCCGGCGGGCGCGCGGCGTCTGTCGGGGGGCAATGTGACCTTTCCCGAACTCTACTTCTTCTATCGGCAGATTGCATGGATCGCGGTGTCGATCCCGCTGATGCTGATCATCTCAATGCTGGACCGCGAAAGCGCGCGGCGCTTGAGCCTGATCGGGGCGGGGATCATGTTCGTCGCGCTGGCGCTGGTGCCGCTGGTGGGCTTTGAGCGCAACGGGGCGCAGCGCTGGATCGATGTCGGCATTACCGGTTTCCAGCCCTCGGAATTTTTGAAGCCATTCTATGTCGTCACGCTGGCCTGGCTCTTTTCGATGAAGGGCAAGGGGCTGCCTACGGGCGTGATCACCGCTGGCCTGTGCGGCATGGTCGGGGTGCTGTTGATGCTGCAGCCCGATTTCGGATCGACGGTCATCTTCGCAGCGGTCTGGGCGGCGATGTTCGCGCTGGCCGGGGCCAATCTGCGCTTGCTCGGCGGGATGGCGGTGGCCGGGATCGTCTGCGTGGTGCTGGCCTACTTCTTCTATGACGTGGCGACCACGCGTATCGACGGCTTCCTGTTTGGCGAGGGCGATAATTTCCAGACCGAAAACGCCATGCGCACGTTGACCGCAGGCGGGCTGTTCGGCGTGGGGCCGGGGGCGGGGCGTTACAAGTTCACGCTGCCCGAGCCGCATACCGATTATATTTTCTCGGTCATTGGCGAGGAATTCGGGCTGATTGCCTGCTTGGTGATTGCGGCGCTTTATCTGGCCATCATGGCGCGGGTGCTGATCCGCCTCCTCGATGAGCAGGAACCCTTTGCCATATTGGCGGCTTCGGGGCTGGTGATCATGTTTGGGCTCCAGGCCTTTATCAACATGGCGGTCAATGTGCAGATCGCGCCGTCCAAGGGTATGACCTTGCCCTTCATATCCTATGGCGGATCGTCCATGCTGGCCTTGTCGATCATGATCGGATTGCTGCTCGCCTTCACGCGCGCCAACCCCTATCTCAATCGATCACCCTATGTGGTCAAATGGAGCGGTCAATGA
- a CDS encoding Mur ligase family protein yields the protein MILSDSWKGKSYAVYGLARSGLATVEALIKSGAKVACWDAKEEARGKASPFATRVDFEAEGLEGHDALIVSPGVPINNHWIADMARAAGVPIIGDVELFALARGKLPAHSVVGITGTNGKSTTTALIHHILKEAGVPTSMGGNIGIPILAQEPLPQGGVYVLELSSFQIDLTQSLDCEVAILLNITPDHLDRYDDFEAYSASKQRLFAMQSEDGVAIIEPDGSGLDTSNWPSLQGPHNAQNAAAAVMACAALGLEQAEIEAGLKSYPGLAHRMERVAERGGVLFVNDSKATNPTATAPALAAYPRIRWIAGGQAKTDSLNDLAPHFGNVARAYLIGEAAPLFAKLLEGRLDAVQCGTMDEAVKQAAADAKDGDTVLLSPACASFDQFDNFEHRGDVFKAAVEGL from the coding sequence GTGATCCTATCGGACAGTTGGAAAGGCAAATCCTACGCCGTTTACGGGCTGGCGCGATCGGGGCTGGCGACGGTCGAGGCGCTCATAAAATCGGGTGCCAAGGTGGCGTGCTGGGATGCCAAGGAGGAAGCTCGGGGAAAGGCATCGCCCTTCGCGACGCGGGTGGATTTCGAAGCTGAGGGGCTTGAGGGCCATGACGCGCTGATCGTGTCGCCCGGCGTGCCCATCAACAACCACTGGATCGCTGACATGGCGCGCGCGGCGGGCGTGCCGATCATCGGCGATGTGGAATTGTTCGCGCTGGCGCGCGGCAAATTGCCCGCGCACAGCGTGGTCGGCATTACCGGGACCAATGGCAAATCGACGACGACGGCGCTCATCCATCACATATTGAAGGAAGCCGGCGTACCGACCAGCATGGGGGGCAATATCGGTATCCCCATCCTGGCGCAGGAGCCGCTGCCGCAGGGCGGGGTCTATGTGCTGGAATTGTCCAGCTTCCAGATCGACCTGACGCAGAGCCTCGATTGCGAGGTGGCGATCCTGCTCAACATTACTCCCGATCATCTTGATCGCTATGACGATTTCGAGGCCTATTCGGCCTCCAAGCAGCGGCTGTTTGCGATGCAATCCGAGGACGGCGTGGCGATTATCGAGCCCGATGGATCGGGGCTCGATACGTCCAACTGGCCGAGCTTGCAGGGGCCGCACAATGCGCAAAACGCTGCTGCGGCGGTGATGGCCTGCGCGGCGTTGGGGCTGGAGCAGGCGGAGATTGAGGCCGGGCTGAAAAGCTATCCCGGGCTAGCGCACCGGATGGAGCGGGTGGCCGAGCGCGGGGGCGTACTGTTCGTCAACGATAGCAAGGCGACCAATCCGACGGCGACCGCGCCGGCGCTGGCAGCCTATCCACGCATTCGCTGGATTGCGGGCGGGCAGGCCAAGACCGACAGCCTGAATGACCTGGCGCCGCATTTTGGCAATGTGGCGCGGGCCTATCTGATCGGGGAGGCGGCGCCGCTCTTTGCCAAGCTGCTTGAAGGGCGGCTCGATGCTGTCCAATGTGGGACCATGGACGAAGCGGTGAAACAGGCGGCGGCGGATGCAAAAGACGGCGATACCGTCCTGCTGTCGCCCGCTTGCGCCAGCTTCGACCAGTTCGACAATTTCGAGCATCGCGGCGATGTGTTCAAGGCCGCGGTGGAGGGCTTATGA
- the mraY gene encoding phospho-N-acetylmuramoyl-pentapeptide-transferase codes for MLYLLAEQLGFPGILNLIRYITFRAGAATATALIIGLFLGPPLIRWLRAKQGKGQPIRADGPQSHLSKRGTPTMGGLLILISVVISVLLWMDLTNPYVWACLMVTLGFGAIGFMDDYAKVKKRHHGGISAKMRLLLEFAIAGFATWAMVRISGTNLYLPFVQGAVFDIGWLYIPFGAFVIVAFGNAVNLTDGLDGLATMPVIIASVAFTLIAYLVGNAIFAEYLGIPNVLGVGDLTVLLLAIVGAGLAFLWFNAPPAAVFMGDTGSLALGGALGAVAVATHHEFVLAIIGGLFVLEAVSVVVQVFFYKRTGKRVFRMAPIHHHFEQLGWSEPTVVIRFWIISFVLALAGLSTLKLR; via the coding sequence ATGCTCTATCTTCTTGCCGAACAGCTTGGATTCCCCGGGATCCTCAACCTCATCCGCTACATCACCTTTCGCGCGGGTGCGGCGACCGCAACGGCGCTGATCATCGGGCTGTTTCTGGGCCCGCCACTGATCCGCTGGCTGCGCGCCAAGCAGGGCAAGGGCCAGCCGATCCGCGCCGACGGGCCACAGAGCCATCTTTCCAAGCGCGGCACGCCGACCATGGGCGGGCTGCTGATCCTGATTTCAGTGGTCATCTCGGTCCTGTTGTGGATGGACCTCACCAATCCCTATGTCTGGGCCTGCCTGATGGTGACGCTGGGCTTTGGCGCGATCGGCTTCATGGACGATTATGCAAAGGTGAAGAAACGCCACCATGGCGGCATCAGCGCCAAGATGCGGCTGCTGCTGGAATTTGCCATCGCCGGTTTTGCCACCTGGGCGATGGTGCGGATTAGCGGGACGAACCTTTATCTGCCTTTCGTGCAGGGGGCGGTGTTCGATATTGGCTGGCTCTACATTCCCTTCGGCGCTTTCGTGATCGTGGCGTTCGGCAATGCGGTCAATCTGACCGACGGGCTGGACGGGCTGGCGACCATGCCGGTGATCATTGCAAGCGTGGCCTTCACCCTGATCGCTTATCTGGTGGGAAATGCCATCTTCGCCGAGTATCTTGGCATTCCCAACGTGCTGGGCGTGGGCGATCTGACGGTGCTGCTGCTGGCGATCGTGGGCGCGGGGCTGGCCTTCCTGTGGTTCAACGCGCCGCCTGCCGCGGTCTTCATGGGCGATACGGGCAGCCTTGCTTTGGGCGGGGCGCTGGGCGCGGTCGCGGTGGCGACGCATCATGAATTCGTGCTGGCGATCATCGGCGGGCTGTTCGTGCTCGAAGCGGTCAGCGTGGTGGTGCAGGTCTTCTTCTACAAGCGCACCGGCAAGCGGGTCTTTCGCATGGCGCCCATCCATCATCATTTCGAACAGCTTGGCTGGTCCGAGCCGACCGTGGTGATCCGCTTCTGGATCATCAGCTTCGTGCTGGCGCTGGCGGGCCTCAGCACGCTGAAGCTGCGGTGA
- a CDS encoding UDP-N-acetylmuramoyl-tripeptide--D-alanyl-D-alanine ligase yields the protein MTMLWTATEIAEATGGSVHGDFTVGGVTFDSREVQPGDLFVAMPGTVHDGHKFVAAAFQQGAHGVLVSEEVDGPHVRVDDVAAALDAMARTARARLSDDAVVIGVTGSVGKTSTKEAMHCALERSARGRTHCSVKSYNNHTGVPLSLARMPRDSRYAVLEMGMNHAGEISQLTRLVRPHIAVITAIAPAHIENLGTIEAIADAKAEIFDGLEEGGTAIVPEDSPQRDQLLKAAKGKAQTVLTFGSREADAALVHAVDARSGGSLVTARLREREVTYTIAQRGGHWVTNSLAVMAAVEAAGGDVAQAGLALADMEGLKGRGERHVIDVDGGEALLIDESYNANSASMVATLQALAKEDGRKVAVLGAMKELGAESARLHADLAGPIRDAGVEQLVLVGNEMAPLEAALAGAIPLARVESAAKATDAAKAIIRPGDAILVKASNSVGLAKLVDALAGGR from the coding sequence ATGACAATGCTGTGGACCGCAACTGAAATCGCCGAGGCGACGGGCGGTAGCGTCCATGGTGACTTCACCGTGGGCGGGGTGACCTTCGACAGCCGCGAAGTGCAGCCGGGCGACCTGTTCGTGGCCATGCCGGGCACGGTGCATGACGGGCACAAGTTCGTTGCCGCCGCTTTTCAGCAGGGCGCACATGGCGTGCTGGTCAGCGAGGAAGTGGACGGGCCGCATGTGCGCGTCGATGATGTGGCTGCAGCGCTCGATGCCATGGCGCGCACGGCGCGGGCGCGGCTGAGCGATGATGCCGTCGTCATCGGCGTGACGGGATCGGTCGGCAAGACGTCGACCAAGGAAGCGATGCATTGCGCGCTCGAACGTTCGGCGCGGGGGCGGACCCATTGTTCGGTCAAAAGCTATAACAACCATACCGGCGTACCGCTGAGCCTGGCGCGGATGCCGCGCGACAGCCGCTATGCGGTGCTGGAAATGGGCATGAACCATGCCGGCGAGATCAGCCAGCTGACCCGGCTGGTGCGCCCGCACATCGCGGTCATCACCGCCATCGCCCCGGCGCATATCGAAAATCTGGGCACCATCGAAGCGATTGCCGATGCCAAGGCGGAGATCTTCGACGGGCTGGAAGAAGGCGGCACCGCAATCGTGCCCGAAGACAGCCCGCAGCGCGACCAGCTGCTCAAGGCGGCAAAGGGCAAGGCGCAGACCGTGCTGACCTTCGGATCGCGCGAAGCCGATGCGGCGCTGGTCCATGCCGTCGATGCGCGTTCGGGCGGGAGCCTGGTGACGGCGCGGCTGCGGGAGCGCGAAGTGACCTATACAATCGCTCAGCGCGGCGGGCATTGGGTGACCAATTCGCTGGCCGTCATGGCTGCGGTCGAGGCAGCGGGCGGCGATGTGGCGCAGGCAGGGCTCGCGCTGGCCGACATGGAGGGCCTCAAGGGTCGCGGCGAGCGGCACGTTATCGATGTCGATGGCGGCGAGGCGCTGCTGATCGATGAAAGCTATAACGCCAATTCGGCCAGCATGGTGGCGACTCTGCAGGCGCTGGCCAAGGAAGACGGTCGCAAGGTGGCAGTGCTGGGCGCAATGAAGGAATTGGGCGCCGAAAGTGCGCGGCTGCATGCCGACCTTGCCGGGCCGATCCGCGATGCGGGCGTCGAGCAATTGGTGCTGGTGGGCAATGAAATGGCGCCGCTCGAAGCCGCGCTGGCCGGCGCGATTCCCCTGGCGCGGGTGGAAAGCGCCGCCAAGGCAACCGACGCGGCCAAGGCGATCATTCGCCCGGGCGACGCGATTTTGGTCAAGGCCAGCAATTCGGTGGGGCTTGCCAAGTTGGTCGATGCACTGGCAGGGGGCCGCTAA
- a CDS encoding UDP-N-acetylmuramoyl-L-alanyl-D-glutamate--2,6-diaminopimelate ligase: protein MKLCDLVRRGSESHVTGFAIDHRKVVEGNIFGAFKGAKFNGEDFITEAVERGAVAVVTRPGVDTGTAFRIESDNVRKDFADLAARYYGPYPKHIVAVTGTNGKTSTVEMTRQIWRMMGRRAASIGTLGVTTGDDQVKTGLTSPDIVTFLSNMAGMKKMGIDHVAYEASSHGLDQYRSEGLPVKVGAFTNFSRDHLDYHADMDQYFAAKMRLFDEVVADGGAAVVWTDDPKSDEVIARVKGRGLKLYTVGSRGDTIRLGERRSTPLGQALNITHDGQQQLLKLPLIGAYQAANVLVAAGLALACGGKWHDVFGAMGRLSPVRGRLERAVISRKGAPVYVDYAHTPDALEAAIAALRPHVEGRLITVFGAGGDRDIGKRAPMGEVAAAHSDVVIVTDDNPRSEDPATIRAQIMQGAPDAIEIDGRRDAIAAAIKEARAGDIVLLAGKGHEQGQIVGDQVLPFDDVEVAREEAV, encoded by the coding sequence TTGAAATTGTGCGACCTGGTGCGCCGGGGAAGCGAGAGCCACGTCACCGGATTTGCCATCGACCATCGCAAGGTGGTGGAGGGCAATATCTTCGGCGCGTTCAAGGGCGCCAAGTTCAATGGCGAGGATTTCATCACCGAAGCGGTGGAGCGCGGAGCGGTGGCGGTGGTGACCCGCCCGGGCGTGGATACCGGCACGGCCTTCCGCATCGAAAGCGACAATGTCCGCAAGGATTTCGCCGATCTGGCGGCGCGCTATTACGGGCCATATCCCAAGCATATCGTCGCGGTGACGGGGACCAACGGCAAGACCAGCACGGTGGAGATGACGCGGCAGATCTGGCGCATGATGGGGCGCCGCGCGGCCTCCATCGGGACGCTGGGAGTGACGACGGGCGATGACCAGGTGAAGACCGGGCTGACCAGCCCCGACATCGTCACCTTCCTGTCCAACATGGCGGGTATGAAGAAGATGGGCATCGACCATGTCGCCTACGAGGCGTCTTCCCACGGGCTCGACCAGTATCGCTCCGAAGGGCTGCCGGTGAAGGTCGGGGCGTTCACCAATTTTTCGCGCGACCATCTCGATTATCATGCCGACATGGACCAATATTTCGCCGCCAAGATGCGCCTGTTCGACGAGGTCGTCGCCGATGGCGGCGCGGCGGTGGTGTGGACCGACGATCCCAAGAGCGATGAAGTGATCGCACGCGTGAAGGGCCGCGGGCTCAAGCTTTATACGGTGGGATCGCGCGGCGATACGATCCGCTTGGGCGAGCGGCGCTCGACGCCCTTGGGGCAGGCGCTCAACATCACCCATGACGGGCAGCAGCAATTGTTGAAACTGCCGCTGATCGGCGCCTACCAGGCCGCCAATGTGCTGGTTGCCGCAGGGCTGGCGCTGGCGTGCGGGGGCAAATGGCATGACGTGTTCGGCGCGATGGGGCGCCTGTCGCCGGTGCGCGGGCGGCTCGAGCGCGCGGTCATCAGCCGCAAGGGCGCGCCCGTCTATGTCGATTATGCCCATACGCCCGATGCGCTGGAAGCGGCGATTGCCGCGCTGCGCCCCCATGTCGAAGGGCGGCTGATCACCGTCTTCGGTGCGGGCGGCGACCGCGATATCGGCAAGCGTGCGCCGATGGGCGAAGTGGCCGCGGCGCATAGCGATGTGGTGATCGTGACCGACGATAATCCGCGGAGCGAGGATCCCGCCACCATCCGTGCCCAGATCATGCAGGGCGCCCCTGATGCGATCGAGATCGACGGTCGGCGCGATGCGATTGCTGCGGCGATCAAGGAAGCGCGGGCGGGCGATATCGTGCTGTTGGCGGGCAAGGGCCATGAACAGGGCCAGATTGTCGGCGATCAGGTGCTGCCCTTCGACGATGTCGAAGTGGCGCGGGAGGAAGCGGTATGA